The genomic DNA CCCGAGCGGCCCGTTGAATGCGCTCGGATAATTTCCGGAATCCCCTGCCGCCACATGGCCGAGAAACGCCTCTTCTCCATGCGCTTGCATTCGCAGAATCCCCATATGCCCTTCGGCAAAAAAGACTTCCCATGCCTTGTGGGAAATTTCCCGCTCGGTCATGCCTGGATGCAGATGTTTTGGAAGAATGCTGTATAAACAGCGATGGTGCTTCTCGCCGCAACGCCGCAGGATATCGAGTTCGAATTCGGATTTGACCATTTTCGCCAATGCCACGGCGTGATCCCCCGGCATAATGGAATATCCCTTGAGCTTGGCTTCAAGCATCTTCCCCAACTGCCACGTCAATCCGTTCATGACTGCGGCAATAGTTGGGGTGAACGGACTGCCGACCTCGGCACAAAGCGGTGCCAATTCGGAATAGGACTTGAAAGGCAGAACATGCTTGATTCCCGACTCCAGACGCGCCCTGTTCACTCCCTTGCGAATCAGGAGGACCGGATCGCCGGAAAGAGGCAACCAAAGGACGCCTTGACCGAAGGTTCCGGTAAGATAATAAATATTCAAGCGCGAAAAAACGAGTATGCCGCCCGCCTCTGGAGCAACAGTCTGCAAATGACGCCTCACCGCGTCATGGCGGCGGGCAAGTTCTTCGACAGGGATATTTGCGATGGCTTCGAACATGGGAGATCCTCCGTATTTAACAACTAGGCAACCAGAGTATATTGCTGTACAAGGGCATTCCAACTCAATGAGGTACTATTTTCATGCTGTATAACGATAAAGAGCTAGCCGCCCTCCTTTCAGAGGTCAAGACCATTGCGATTATCGGTGCCGTGGACAAACCGACCCGCCCGGTGGACGGCGTTGCCCGCGAAATGATGTCCATGGGCTTCAAGATCATCCCGGTCCATCCGGCCCGAAGTGATGTATGGGGCTTGAAAACCTACAAATCGGTGGACCAGATCACTGAACAGGTGGACATCGTCGACCTGTTCCGCAACGGGAAGTTCTGCCCGGATCACGCTCGTGAAGTTCTGAAAATGGACCCTTTGCCAAAATTTTTCTGGATGCAGGAAGGCGTCTTCAGCCCGGAAGCCCGCGAAATCCTCAAGGACAGCGGCATCATGGTTATTGAAAATCGCTGTCTCAAAGTTGAACTGAAACGTCTGGGGGTTTCCCGATGAGTATTGTTGCATTTGAATGCCGGATGTGCGGCCACTGCTGCCACGGCAAGGGCGGTATTGTCATGACCGAAAAGGATCAAGCACGCCTTGCGGCCCACCTCGACATCAGCGTTGGCGAACTTGTCGAAAAATATACTGAAGAACGCGGCGGCAAGCTGCATTTGATCGTCAATGAAGAGGAATACTGCATCTTTTACAAGGAAGGGTGCGGCGTTCACCCCGGCAGACCCGACGTCTGTAGGGCATGGCCCTATTTCCGTGGGAATCTCGTCGACGAGATGAGCTGGGAAATGATTCAGGAGTATTGCCCCGGCGTCAATCCGGAAGCCGGACACAAGGAATTTGTCCGACAGGGAAAGCAGTATTTGCGTGATGAAGATCTTTTGCGGTATGATCCCGATTCATCTCCCAATGCCCTGATTTCCGACGACTGATACAAGAAGGCGCGCACATGACACTTCAGGAATGCCTCAACATACTCAAGCTCCCCAAAGGAGCGGGATTGGATGATGTCAAATCCGCATTCCGTCAACTCGCTTTCAAGTATCACCCGGACCTGAACACATCGCCTGAGGCAGGCCCCAAGTTCCGGCAGATCAACGAAGCCTATGTCACGGCCAAGGACCTGCTCCGCAAAAACGGAGCAGGCAAAACAACACAATCGACCACGGCAAGCGATGGCCCGAAGGCCAGCCGCAAACAGGGAGCACGTGCATACGCCCGTCAACAGAAGACACGCCCGCACGCTCACAAAACGCATCGCTCCACACGCTCGAAACAGCAAAGCTACTATTACAAGGAAGAAGATGTCCTGAAGGACATTCTGAACGACCCCTTTGCCAAGAAGGTCTTTGAAGACATCTATAGTCAGATCAGAAAAGAGCAGCCCGGATACAAGGGGCCACTCGAACTGAAGAAAAAAAAGCTCCAACTCCACTGGGGTGACCGCACACTCAACCTGGACTTTTCAAAAGGGATCAAAGGCTCCATCAAATCCTGGTTTACCGGACAGATGGATCATGAGCAGGTCGTTTACTTCCCTGCACAGCACCTGCTCCCTGGACGGAAAATCCGCATCACGGTCGAGCAAAGCTTTTCCAAAGGCCCCAAGACCATTGAAGTGACGCTTCCCGGCGATTTCGTCGTCGGACGACCAATCAGACTCAAAGGGCTTGGAAGAAAACTCGGCCCTCTGACTGGCGACCTGCTACTGAAAATATTCGCGAAATAATCACCAGAAACGAACTTTCTTTACAGCATCCGGCTCCTTGAACCGATCTGCCTTTGCCCGTCTGCGTACCATGCCCGGACCATGCTCCGCATTACAGATCAATACCGTGACAGCCAGACAGACCGCCAGCATACCAAAACCAATACAACCGGCTTCAATCAACATACGATTCCTCCTGGTTACACAGCTCTTTTCAAGCTCCATGCCAACCGCGAACATTCAACAATTCAACAGGTTGCCAGACTCTGCCATGGAGAATTGAAGCAATTGTTTACAATTTTGAAATGAAATCAAGCAATTATACATTTTTGCAAATTGTAAAAAACTCCTTGTTTTCCGCACCGTTTTTTACTAGTCGCTAGAATTAAGAAATACTTACCGGAGGAACGCATGCTCGCCATTTTCGACTACAAAGCGGGAAACCAAACCAGTGTTCACCGAGCCCTTGAACATCTGGGAATTCCGAATGAAATCACCAACGCTCCAGAAAAGCTTGATAAGGCCGACGGCATTATCTTTCCTGGTGTTGGAGCTGCGGGACAAGCTATGGACGAACTCCACTCAGCCGGACTGGACGACGTCATAAAAGGTCTCATCTGGCAAAAGAAGCCGGTACTCGGTATCTGCGTCGGTTGCCAGATATTGCTGGATTACAGTGAAGAAAACGACACCAAGGCTCTTGAAGTGATCCCTGGAGAATGTCGACTCTTCAACCCTTCATGGGTTGATTATGAAAATATAACCATCCGAGTCCCGCACATGGGATGGAATCAGGTGGAGCTCAAGCAGGAATGTGAACTGCTCGCCGGCATTGATCCGGATGCGGACTTCTATTTTGTCCACAGCTACTTCCCTGCCCCCAAGGACGAATTTGTTATCGCGACGACCCGTTACGGAATAGATTTCTGTTCGATTCATGGCCGTCCGGGTCTATGGGCAGTCCAGTTCCATCCGGAAAAAAGTGGACGTCCCGGCCTGAAACTGCTCAAAAACTTCCACAACTACTGTCTGGAGGTCGCCGATGCTCAGTAAACGCATCATTCCCTGCCTCGATGTCCGCAACGGTCGCCTGACCAAGGGGATCAAATTCAAGGACAATGTTGACATCGGCGATCCTGTTGAGACCGCAAAGAAATACTATGAAGAAGGCGCGGACGAAATCGTATTTTACGACATCACCGCATCCCATGAAGCTCGCGGTATTTTCCTTGATGTAGTCGAGAAAGTCGCCTCACAGATATTCATCCCCTTCTCTGTCGGCGGCGGAATCAATACTGTCGACGACATGCGTGATGTCCTCTTGGCTGGCGCGGAAAAAGTCTCGGTCAACTCCGGCGCGGTCAAGAATCCCGATATCATCAGTGAAGGCGCAGTCCGCTTCGGATCGCAATGCGTCGTCCTCGGCATGGATGTCAAACGCGTGGATAAATCTGAACAGATTCCTTCCGGATTTGAAATCGTCATCCATGGCGGACGCAAATTCATGGGACTGGACGCCATTGAATGGGCCAAAACAGGCGAGGCGCTGGGCGCAGGTGAAATCTGCCTCAACTCCATCGACGCCGATGGTGTAAAAAACGGCTATGATCTGGAACTGACCAGATTGGTCGCCGAATCCGTTACCATCCCGGTCATCGCTTCGGGTGGAGCGGGTTCCCCCCAGCACATGGTGGATGCGGTCACAGAAGGACGAGCAACGGCAGCCCTCATCGCCTCCATCGTTCATTATGGTGAATACACCATTCCTGAACTGAAAGAGTACATGAAGAACGCCGGAGTCCAGATTCGCTCTGTCTGGTAACCATCCAATATAAAAAAAACAAAAAGGCCGCTGTCCATGTGAACAGCGGCCTTTATTCATATCAGCAACAAATTACTCGGCTCGAAAGGTTCCACTTTTGCCGCCACTCTTGAACATGAGTCGGCAGTCGTCAATAACGACATCTTTCTGAACCGCTTTGCACATATCGTAAATAGTGGCGGCCGCGACCTGTGCGCCGATCAGCGCTTCCATTTCGACGCCGGTCTTGTAATCGGTTCGAACTTCACATTCAAGTTCAATGACCGCTTCCGCTTCACGCACGTTGAAACGGATATCAACGTAGCTGATGGGAAGCGGATGACACATGGGGATAAGGTCGGCAGTACGCTTGGCAGCCTGAATGCCCGCAATCTTCGCAGTCGTCAGGACATCGCCCTTGGGCAGGGCATTCTCCAAAAGCAAGGACAGTGTTTTCGGCGCAAGGCGTACCAGACAATGCACAATGGCCGTCCGCTTGGTGTTGCCCTTTTCCGAAACATCTACCATCCGGGCATTACCGTCCTCATCCATATGTGAAAATGCGTCTGCCACGTTACTCTCCCATGACCTTGTCTTTGGCCTTCTTGAAAAAGCCCTTGGCCTTGGTCGTTAATTTGCCAGCCTCGATTTCTGCGAATTCCGCAAGCAATTCTTCCTGTCGCTTGTTGAGATGCGTCGGAGTCTTGACCGACACTTCAACCAGCAAATCTCCCTTGTGAGCACTTCCGAGATGCGGCAATCCAAGACCTCGCAAACGGAAGACTTCGCCACTCTGTGTCCCCTTGGGAATATCCAGGTTGACCGGATCATCAAGGGTGGGCACTTCCAGACGATGTCCGAGAGCCGCTTCGACAAAGGTAATCTCCCGACGAATAATCAGACTCTGCCCCTGACGCTCGAACACGGAATCCGGCTCGACATGGATGACGACATACAAATCACCGGGAGGCCCGCCGTTCGTGCCCCCTTCTCCTTCACCTCGCAGGCGAAGTCGGGAATTGTTGTCCACACCGGCAGGGATACGGACCTTGAGGTCCTTGTCACGAATAACAGTACCGCGGCCCATGCATTCGGGACACGGGTCGGAAATCATCGATCCCGCACCACGACACTGGGGACAAGTCACGGAAATGCGGAAAAATCCCTGCGCCTGCTGAACGGTTCCGGTTCCACCACACTGAGGGCAGACTTCCGGGGTTGTCCCCGGAGCGGCCCCTGAGCCTTGGCAGTCATCACATTCCTGCTCTACAGGAATGGTGATGTCCACCTCTGCGCCTTTGGCGGCCTCACGGAAAGAGATATCCAGATTATAGCGAAGGTCAGCCCCCGGCCGAGGGCGGTTTGCACCACCACGTCCACCGGAAGAAAAGCCGAAGACTTCGCCAAAAATATCGCTGAACGCGCCAAAGATATCTTCGTTGCTGGAGAAGCCGCCTGAAAAGCCGTTACCGTTCAGGCCGTCATGGCCAAATCGATCATAGGTCTGACGCTTTCCATCATCACCAAGGACTTCATACGCTTCAGCGGCTTCCTTGAATTTGGATTCCGCATCCGGGTCATCCTGATTACGATCCGGATGAAACTTGAAAGCCAGCTTGCGATAAGCAGATTTGATTTCGTCCTGGCCAGCCTCTCGAGAGACACCCAGAACTTCATAATAATCGCGTTTGGACATGGTTATTTAGTGACGTCCTCAGGAAATTCAACATCGATGTTTGCTTCAGGAATCGGCTGGTCAGGAAGAATCTTGCCTGCTGCGATTTCACGAAGAGAATTTACGATCTCTTTATTCTTGGTTTCCACCAAAGGCTTGTAACCTTCCCGGTACTGCTTGACGCGCTTGATCCCCATCTGAGTGATAAGAAAGCGGTTGCTCACCTTTTCCAGGCAGTCTTCAACGGTAATCCGTGCCATGATCTTCTCCTTGAATCTTATTGCAGGGACGAACCCTGAACAGGGAACAGTCCCTGTAAATCCTTCAATAGTCTACTTGAAACGGGATAGTACATCTGCCCACCATTTTTCATCCAACACTGCCCCTGAGGCAATTTGGGATCGGCATAAAATGTCAGTTCCGTCAATTTTTCCCCATCACTGTCCACCAACTTGCAATACATCAACTGCACGGCGGAAGCAGGCAGAGAATTCAGAGGCAAAGCCTCAAACTGTAATTCTGTAAATCTCCAAAGCGACATGTCAATGCCGGGAATATCTTTTTTCGTTCCAAATACCCGCCAACCGGCATCCTTCCGCTCAACGACATACTCTGTTCCACCGTGATTGACGATAAAACGGGCCACCCGCCCAATGTCAAGCTTCAGCACGGAACGTCCCTGCACATCAAAAGCGCTTTTGACAAGCTGGCCGACACTCTGAGCGTCCAAAAGAAATGGCACAGTCAACCAAGTTGACTTTCCGAGGTACACATCCGGCTTGTCTTTGACAGTATAAAAATCAACTGTGGCAGGTTCACCTTTCAGATTATCCCAAACCCGGAGAGTCAACGAAGGAACCCTCTTTTCAGTACTGACCGGCTCCAACAAAAGGCTCCCCGCCTTAAGGAGGGCCAGGGAATGTATGTACAGCTTCAGTTCGGAATCAGAGGCAGGCTTGTCTTTCAGGTAACCGGGCAGGGTAAAGAAGTACCCTTCCTTGCGCTTCTCGACAAGCCAGCTGGAACCGAAAGGCTGCACCAACTGCACTTTGCAGATTTTCTCCTGGTCGATATCGAAAATCCGTGTATCAAGAAAATCGGTTACAGGTTGATCAAGTTCCGCCAAAACAGCACTGCCAAATTCGTAGACCAACCCCGGGCTATCTGAATTCCAGCCAAAAACCGTGCCCGCGCTATCTGAAGTCAGCTTGATGACAACAGGTTCATCGGGTTTTGTGTCGAATCGAATGACGACCTTGAAATCCGGCACATCCAACCCGTATTCTTCCGGCCCCCCCTTATCAAAACCACCGATCGACCGATAAGGCGAAAGGGTCTCGATACGAGAAAGGTACGCAACGACATTATCAGAAATGACGCGTGCATTGATATTCCAGGAAGCTCCCGGCACCTGCGCCTTCCAACCGCCATCGGTCAAGCGCAAGACATACGCCCCCTGCCGCCCTTGAACGGAGATGGCTCTGACATCGTCAAAGGACCGTGACAACCACCGGCTGTCACTGAAATCAACTGTATTTAATGAAGTGTACCACAGTCCGGCTCCGACCAATCCGGCAAACAGAACAATGGTGACAGCAATGAAAAATCGCTTCAAAAAGCATCCCTCCAAACGGGTGCAAACTCATCATCTGCAAATCCAAAGGCACCGGACCCATCGACGAAGCGAATAAATTTGCCCCATCAACACTTGCAAGTCAAGCAGGAATCATCTATCAGCGAACCTGCTAGATTGGGCATAACAAAAAACCACGCATAAGAGAAATATATGGCATCTTGGGGTAAACTCACGTTTGCACA from uncultured Pseudodesulfovibrio sp. includes the following:
- a CDS encoding Xaa-Pro peptidase family protein encodes the protein MFEAIANIPVEELARRHDAVRRHLQTVAPEAGGILVFSRLNIYYLTGTFGQGVLWLPLSGDPVLLIRKGVNRARLESGIKHVLPFKSYSELAPLCAEVGSPFTPTIAAVMNGLTWQLGKMLEAKLKGYSIMPGDHAVALAKMVKSEFELDILRRCGEKHHRCLYSILPKHLHPGMTEREISHKAWEVFFAEGHMGILRMQAHGEEAFLGHVAAGDSGNYPSAFNGPLGLRGEHPGSALMGNAGKVWKEGEPLMLDIGFQLEGYHTDKTQAYFAGPDANIPDAVRKAHDFCIEMQNWVCDNAKPGVTPAELYAYCIEQADSRGFAEGFMGLGENKVPFIGHGIGLTIDEFPPIAKGFDLPLEKGMVIAIEPKQGIRGVAMVGVENTFEITEDGARCISGDSYEMVPVE
- a CDS encoding CoA-binding protein, encoding MLYNDKELAALLSEVKTIAIIGAVDKPTRPVDGVAREMMSMGFKIIPVHPARSDVWGLKTYKSVDQITEQVDIVDLFRNGKFCPDHAREVLKMDPLPKFFWMQEGVFSPEAREILKDSGIMVIENRCLKVELKRLGVSR
- a CDS encoding YkgJ family cysteine cluster protein translates to MSIVAFECRMCGHCCHGKGGIVMTEKDQARLAAHLDISVGELVEKYTEERGGKLHLIVNEEEYCIFYKEGCGVHPGRPDVCRAWPYFRGNLVDEMSWEMIQEYCPGVNPEAGHKEFVRQGKQYLRDEDLLRYDPDSSPNALISDD
- a CDS encoding J domain-containing protein, producing MTLQECLNILKLPKGAGLDDVKSAFRQLAFKYHPDLNTSPEAGPKFRQINEAYVTAKDLLRKNGAGKTTQSTTASDGPKASRKQGARAYARQQKTRPHAHKTHRSTRSKQQSYYYKEEDVLKDILNDPFAKKVFEDIYSQIRKEQPGYKGPLELKKKKLQLHWGDRTLNLDFSKGIKGSIKSWFTGQMDHEQVVYFPAQHLLPGRKIRITVEQSFSKGPKTIEVTLPGDFVVGRPIRLKGLGRKLGPLTGDLLLKIFAK
- the hisH gene encoding imidazole glycerol phosphate synthase subunit HisH yields the protein MLAIFDYKAGNQTSVHRALEHLGIPNEITNAPEKLDKADGIIFPGVGAAGQAMDELHSAGLDDVIKGLIWQKKPVLGICVGCQILLDYSEENDTKALEVIPGECRLFNPSWVDYENITIRVPHMGWNQVELKQECELLAGIDPDADFYFVHSYFPAPKDEFVIATTRYGIDFCSIHGRPGLWAVQFHPEKSGRPGLKLLKNFHNYCLEVADAQ
- the hisF gene encoding imidazole glycerol phosphate synthase subunit HisF; the protein is MLSKRIIPCLDVRNGRLTKGIKFKDNVDIGDPVETAKKYYEEGADEIVFYDITASHEARGIFLDVVEKVASQIFIPFSVGGGINTVDDMRDVLLAGAEKVSVNSGAVKNPDIISEGAVRFGSQCVVLGMDVKRVDKSEQIPSGFEIVIHGGRKFMGLDAIEWAKTGEALGAGEICLNSIDADGVKNGYDLELTRLVAESVTIPVIASGGAGSPQHMVDAVTEGRATAALIASIVHYGEYTIPELKEYMKNAGVQIRSVW
- the moaC gene encoding cyclic pyranopterin monophosphate synthase MoaC, coding for MADAFSHMDEDGNARMVDVSEKGNTKRTAIVHCLVRLAPKTLSLLLENALPKGDVLTTAKIAGIQAAKRTADLIPMCHPLPISYVDIRFNVREAEAVIELECEVRTDYKTGVEMEALIGAQVAAATIYDMCKAVQKDVVIDDCRLMFKSGGKSGTFRAE
- the dnaJ gene encoding molecular chaperone DnaJ, which encodes MSKRDYYEVLGVSREAGQDEIKSAYRKLAFKFHPDRNQDDPDAESKFKEAAEAYEVLGDDGKRQTYDRFGHDGLNGNGFSGGFSSNEDIFGAFSDIFGEVFGFSSGGRGGANRPRPGADLRYNLDISFREAAKGAEVDITIPVEQECDDCQGSGAAPGTTPEVCPQCGGTGTVQQAQGFFRISVTCPQCRGAGSMISDPCPECMGRGTVIRDKDLKVRIPAGVDNNSRLRLRGEGEGGTNGGPPGDLYVVIHVEPDSVFERQGQSLIIRREITFVEAALGHRLEVPTLDDPVNLDIPKGTQSGEVFRLRGLGLPHLGSAHKGDLLVEVSVKTPTHLNKRQEELLAEFAEIEAGKLTTKAKGFFKKAKDKVMGE
- the rpoZ gene encoding DNA-directed RNA polymerase subunit omega, yielding MARITVEDCLEKVSNRFLITQMGIKRVKQYREGYKPLVETKNKEIVNSLREIAAGKILPDQPIPEANIDVEFPEDVTK
- a CDS encoding DUF4340 domain-containing protein; translation: MKRFFIAVTIVLFAGLVGAGLWYTSLNTVDFSDSRWLSRSFDDVRAISVQGRQGAYVLRLTDGGWKAQVPGASWNINARVISDNVVAYLSRIETLSPYRSIGGFDKGGPEEYGLDVPDFKVVIRFDTKPDEPVVIKLTSDSAGTVFGWNSDSPGLVYEFGSAVLAELDQPVTDFLDTRIFDIDQEKICKVQLVQPFGSSWLVEKRKEGYFFTLPGYLKDKPASDSELKLYIHSLALLKAGSLLLEPVSTEKRVPSLTLRVWDNLKGEPATVDFYTVKDKPDVYLGKSTWLTVPFLLDAQSVGQLVKSAFDVQGRSVLKLDIGRVARFIVNHGGTEYVVERKDAGWRVFGTKKDIPGIDMSLWRFTELQFEALPLNSLPASAVQLMYCKLVDSDGEKLTELTFYADPKLPQGQCWMKNGGQMYYPVSSRLLKDLQGLFPVQGSSLQ